The following are encoded in a window of Aerococcus sanguinicola genomic DNA:
- a CDS encoding glycosyltransferase family 2 protein — MQDDLVSIVTPVYKAEKYLAHTIESVQAQDYDNWEMLLVDDCSPDQSAEIIKTYQAQDDRIKYHKLEENSGAAVARNWGLEAAQGRYIAFVDSDDYWTPDKLSKQLAFMDREAYGFTYTNFAQVNEAGEVLKERADLPHKLDYDGLLKNTAIACSTVMIDRQLVGDFRMPLVRKGQDTATWLMLMRERGCQAYLLDEVLNHYRQVPGSISSNRLGALKRTWHTYRELEGLPLWKASYVFACYVFNAIKRRI, encoded by the coding sequence ATGCAAGACGACTTGGTTTCCATCGTGACGCCCGTTTATAAGGCGGAAAAATATTTGGCCCATACTATCGAGAGCGTCCAAGCCCAGGACTATGACAATTGGGAGATGCTCTTAGTGGATGACTGTAGCCCGGACCAGAGCGCTGAGATTATCAAGACCTACCAGGCTCAGGATGACCGGATCAAGTACCACAAGTTAGAGGAAAATAGCGGGGCGGCTGTGGCCAGGAACTGGGGCTTGGAGGCTGCCCAGGGACGTTATATTGCCTTCGTGGATAGCGATGACTACTGGACACCGGATAAATTGTCCAAGCAGCTAGCCTTTATGGACCGTGAAGCTTACGGTTTCACTTATACCAACTTCGCCCAAGTCAATGAGGCAGGGGAGGTCCTTAAAGAAAGAGCGGACTTGCCCCACAAGCTCGATTACGATGGCCTATTGAAGAATACGGCCATTGCTTGTTCAACAGTGATGATTGACCGCCAGCTGGTCGGTGACTTCCGAATGCCCCTGGTTCGTAAGGGCCAGGATACGGCGACTTGGTTGATGTTGATGCGGGAACGGGGCTGCCAGGCTTATCTCTTAGATGAGGTTCTCAACCACTACCGGCAAGTTCCCGGTTCGATTTCCTCTAATCGACTGGGGGCGCTCAAGCGGACTTGGCATACCTACCGTGAATTGGAAGGTCTCCCCCTCTGGAAGGCCTCCTATGTCTTTGCTTGCTATGTTTTTAACGCCATTAAGCGGCGAATTTAA
- a CDS encoding DUF554 domain-containing protein → MVGLGTVINCGGILLGGLVGGLAGNLFKPNQQEALQKASGVSVIFIAIAGAMDGMLTLQGGEIVSGRSMLVVLCLALGSLIGELMGIDQAFEKFGQFLHKKSGNGRDPLFVEAFISASLTVSIGAMAIVGAIQDGLLGDYSMLAIKSVLDAIIIAVLTSSMGKGAVFSVIPVLVLEGGVTLLARLLSPIMTDLALDYLSLIGSILIFCIGINLLWDKKLNVANMLPAVFLAILAAFLPLSF, encoded by the coding sequence ATGGTAGGGCTTGGGACTGTGATTAATTGTGGTGGAATCTTACTCGGGGGTCTGGTTGGGGGCTTGGCAGGCAATCTGTTTAAGCCCAACCAGCAGGAGGCCCTTCAGAAGGCCTCTGGGGTGAGCGTGATCTTTATTGCCATTGCGGGAGCTATGGATGGGATGCTGACCTTGCAAGGAGGAGAGATTGTCAGTGGACGGTCAATGCTGGTGGTTCTCTGCCTGGCGCTCGGCAGCCTGATTGGCGAATTGATGGGGATCGACCAAGCTTTTGAGAAGTTTGGCCAATTCCTCCACAAGAAGTCGGGCAATGGCAGGGATCCCCTCTTTGTGGAAGCCTTTATTAGCGCTTCACTGACGGTTTCTATTGGGGCCATGGCTATTGTCGGTGCAATCCAGGATGGCCTCTTAGGGGACTATTCTATGCTGGCCATTAAGTCCGTTTTGGATGCCATAATCATTGCAGTGCTCACTTCTTCCATGGGCAAGGGGGCGGTTTTCTCCGTCATTCCGGTTCTAGTCCTGGAGGGCGGGGTGACCTTATTGGCCCGCTTACTGTCGCCGATTATGACCGACTTGGCCCTGGATTACCTCTCTCTGATCGGGTCCATCCTCATCTTCTGTATCGGAATCAACCTGCTATGGGATAAGAAGTTGAATGTCGCTAACATGCTGCCGGCGGTTTTCTTGGCGATTTTAGCCGCCTTCTTGCCCCTCTCATTCTAG
- a CDS encoding O-antigen ligase family protein — MAIYSLILLASVFLGTELLAIPTPFAQMTIYRLLALGVLPLIAYQSLLKGPSLKLKRPGYGLFMIGAYVFWWLWALISVLWARALGPWAQAVFLLTIGISSVVALYLWTDSLRQWKRLVQAAWWMMSALLVWGYFEIITNIYLFADMAKLDKYGTFASQPLTRLPITHFENQNDYATMLLAYLVVTAILLLRSRVTWQKIAYLLAMVLAEYLIFRSGSRMSLLCSFLYFGLVVLLQFKWDLKRRHYVLGLLALILGSLALYLWVPPVQEALTSLIYTGSEGYISGDTGRVNLWRNGLVFLGTTLGLGVGAGNIETWMADFPLLPTKGIVNMHNWWLEIMVGYGLFVFLAYVVAYALMLYRLNQIRLVQSPQWRQVTNQVMAFLLVFIPASVTSANNMYIEWHWAFFGLLISYLALAEKSLTNTEKERGRMYELSNND; from the coding sequence GTGGCCATCTATAGTTTGATCTTACTTGCCAGTGTCTTTTTAGGCACGGAGCTATTGGCTATTCCGACTCCCTTTGCCCAGATGACCATCTATCGGCTCTTAGCGCTCGGCGTGCTTCCCCTGATTGCTTACCAGTCTCTGCTTAAGGGACCGAGCCTTAAGCTTAAGCGGCCTGGCTATGGCCTCTTCATGATTGGAGCCTATGTCTTTTGGTGGCTTTGGGCCCTCATCTCTGTACTCTGGGCCCGGGCTTTGGGTCCCTGGGCCCAGGCTGTCTTCCTTTTGACCATCGGTATTTCCAGTGTGGTCGCCCTCTATTTATGGACGGATAGCTTGCGCCAGTGGAAACGCTTAGTCCAGGCAGCCTGGTGGATGATGTCAGCCCTCTTAGTTTGGGGTTATTTTGAAATTATAACCAATATCTACTTATTTGCGGATATGGCCAAGCTGGATAAGTATGGGACCTTCGCCAGCCAGCCGCTGACCCGCCTGCCCATTACCCATTTCGAGAACCAAAACGACTACGCCACTATGCTCTTGGCTTATCTAGTTGTTACGGCCATCTTATTGCTCCGGTCGCGGGTGACTTGGCAAAAAATCGCCTATCTCCTGGCCATGGTCTTGGCGGAATATCTGATCTTTAGAAGTGGGTCGCGGATGAGCCTGCTCTGCTCCTTCTTATACTTCGGCCTAGTGGTCCTCCTGCAATTTAAGTGGGATCTGAAGCGTCGCCATTATGTTCTGGGCCTGCTTGCTCTGATCCTGGGATCGTTGGCCCTCTACTTGTGGGTACCGCCCGTCCAAGAAGCCCTAACTAGTTTGATTTATACAGGGAGTGAGGGCTATATTTCAGGAGATACCGGCCGGGTCAACCTCTGGCGGAATGGCCTGGTCTTTCTGGGGACGACCCTGGGCTTAGGCGTTGGAGCCGGTAATATTGAGACTTGGATGGCAGACTTCCCTCTCTTACCCACCAAGGGAATTGTCAATATGCACAATTGGTGGCTGGAAATTATGGTGGGCTATGGCCTTTTCGTCTTTTTAGCCTATGTCGTGGCCTATGCCCTCATGCTCTACCGGCTCAACCAGATTCGCTTAGTCCAGAGCCCCCAATGGCGCCAGGTGACCAACCAAGTGATGGCCTTTTTATTGGTCTTTATCCCGGCCAGTGTGACCAGTGCCAATAATATGTATATCGAATGGCATTGGGCATTCTTTGGCTTATTGATTAGCTACCTAGCCCTAGCAGAGAAGTCCCTAACGAATACAGAGAAAGAACGAGGTAGGATGTATGAGCTTAGCAACAATGATTAG
- a CDS encoding glycosyltransferase family 4 protein — protein sequence MHILHINSYYSTTPLYQNLYDRQVASGMDLDVYVPIAKEFPKDRLAAKGDYCQIVEAFHQADRYVFHLKHYKIWKDLKRRYAFDQFDLVHAHSLFSNGWLAHKVYLTHHIPYIVAVRSADIRTFFQKMPWLRKLGLQILADAEQVVFISENSRQEVFAKYIPQSMQDELAVKTQVIANGIDDYWHANRYTDKTAEVHQPLRFVCTAKLLKEKQIPKLIRLVDYYHHNAQEAELHLIGPAWDESILAQVKDHPLVNYHGPKDQDGMRDLYRQMDIFTLVSSRETFGLVYVEAMSQGLPVIYTKGEGFDSYYPNYEVGASLNPDRPEDFVRDVQVILADYPGFCQRALDHSKDFSWDKISERYGQLYQKVLKA from the coding sequence GTGCATATCCTCCATATTAACTCCTACTATTCAACTACCCCACTCTACCAAAACCTCTACGACCGGCAAGTTGCTTCCGGGATGGACCTCGACGTCTATGTCCCCATTGCCAAAGAATTCCCCAAAGACCGTCTAGCCGCTAAAGGTGACTACTGCCAGATTGTCGAAGCCTTCCACCAAGCGGACCGCTATGTCTTCCATCTCAAACATTATAAGATCTGGAAAGACCTCAAGCGCCGCTATGCCTTCGACCAATTCGACCTGGTCCACGCCCACTCCCTCTTCTCCAATGGTTGGCTGGCCCACAAAGTCTACTTGACCCATCACATTCCCTACATTGTGGCAGTCCGCAGCGCTGATATCCGGACCTTCTTCCAGAAGATGCCCTGGCTGCGAAAGCTGGGTTTACAGATTCTTGCTGACGCCGAACAAGTCGTCTTTATCTCTGAGAACTCCAGGCAGGAAGTCTTCGCCAAATACATTCCTCAAAGCATGCAGGATGAGCTTGCAGTCAAGACCCAAGTCATTGCCAATGGGATCGACGACTACTGGCACGCCAACCGCTACACCGACAAGACAGCCGAAGTCCACCAGCCCCTGCGCTTTGTTTGCACGGCTAAACTCTTAAAAGAAAAACAGATCCCCAAGCTCATCCGCCTGGTGGACTACTACCATCACAATGCCCAAGAAGCCGAACTCCATCTCATTGGACCGGCCTGGGATGAAAGCATCCTCGCCCAAGTCAAAGACCATCCCCTGGTTAACTACCACGGCCCCAAAGACCAAGATGGGATGCGGGACCTCTACCGGCAGATGGACATCTTTACCCTAGTCTCTTCACGGGAAACGTTTGGCCTGGTCTATGTGGAAGCCATGAGCCAGGGCCTCCCTGTCATCTATACCAAAGGCGAAGGCTTCGACAGCTACTATCCTAATTATGAAGTCGGCGCCAGCCTCAACCCTGACCGCCCCGAAGACTTTGTTCGCGATGTCCAAGTCATCCTCGCCGACTATCCCGGCTTTTGCCAGCGCGCCCTCGACCATTCAAAGGACTTCTCCTGGGATAAGATCTCGGAACGATATGGCCAACTCTACCAGAAAGTCTTGAAGGCTTAA
- a CDS encoding LysR family transcriptional regulator, with product MFNHKLSYFLEVAKYENMTQAAKTLKVSQSAISQAIRDLEDQLQVPLFYRRGRRIFLTDQGRTFQAYCQSARNQLQVGQAIVKNQRSLQEGQLSLAITLPHVFPELIHDFLERYPGLTLSQYDLSHEAALHQLTHYQLDVAVTSGPVKAPELISQVLLEDELYLALAPSHPLLSKDQINRQDLEDLAFVGLHDHYAFRQQSDQFLADLGVHIHHQISVDDAASILRLTQTGRYASLITSISLQYPSQQLSYLPIQPGKTFRKLQLVYRSDTYPHPVLHAFLDFIGQWIQPKQTANNHQILDGHLDLH from the coding sequence ATCTTTAACCACAAGCTCTCTTACTTCCTCGAAGTAGCCAAATATGAAAACATGACCCAGGCAGCTAAGACTCTTAAGGTCAGCCAATCCGCCATCAGCCAGGCCATCCGTGATTTGGAAGACCAGCTCCAGGTCCCCCTCTTCTACCGCCGGGGCCGGCGTATCTTCCTGACCGACCAAGGCAGGACCTTCCAAGCCTATTGCCAAAGCGCTCGTAACCAGCTCCAAGTGGGCCAAGCGATTGTCAAGAATCAACGCTCCCTCCAAGAAGGTCAGCTCTCCCTTGCGATCACCCTGCCACATGTCTTCCCCGAATTAATCCACGACTTTTTGGAGCGCTATCCGGGCCTGACGCTCAGCCAATATGACCTGAGCCACGAAGCAGCCCTCCACCAACTGACCCACTACCAATTGGATGTCGCGGTCACATCAGGCCCTGTCAAAGCCCCCGAATTAATCAGCCAAGTTCTGCTCGAAGATGAGCTTTACCTAGCCCTAGCTCCCTCTCATCCGCTTCTTAGTAAAGACCAAATCAACCGCCAGGACCTGGAAGACTTAGCCTTTGTGGGTCTCCATGACCACTACGCCTTTAGACAGCAGAGCGACCAATTTCTGGCCGACTTGGGCGTCCACATCCACCACCAGATCAGCGTTGATGACGCCGCCTCTATCCTGCGCTTGACTCAGACCGGACGCTACGCCTCACTCATCACCAGTATTTCCTTGCAGTATCCATCCCAGCAGCTCAGCTACCTCCCTATCCAGCCCGGCAAGACCTTCCGCAAACTCCAGCTCGTCTACCGGTCCGACACCTACCCCCATCCCGTCCTCCACGCTTTTTTGGACTTTATCGGTCAATGGATCCAGCCCAAGCAGACCGCCAACAACCATCAAATCCTAGACGGCCACTTAGACCTTCACTAA
- a CDS encoding SDR family NAD(P)-dependent oxidoreductase, with the protein MTQKVAIITGGTSGIGLATAQKLSQEGYRLVLASVDKEEQVEAALESLGHTDSILHVACDVSDPSQCQAAVDKALDAFGRLDVLVNVAGITGERGDFLDYDLSLINQIIQINLMGTISFCQAAGQKMKEAGQGCIINVGSICSFLANGENIGYHASKGGVKMATQAIARELGPHGVRVLMVSPGWVNTSMMRGDLKDFGDSLHMKERVIEPEEVANAIYLLTLPEASAINGTNVMVEDGYTSFKGIF; encoded by the coding sequence TTGACGCAAAAAGTAGCAATAATCACCGGGGGAACGAGTGGTATTGGTTTGGCAACAGCTCAGAAGCTAAGTCAAGAAGGTTATCGCTTGGTCCTAGCCAGTGTGGACAAAGAAGAACAAGTCGAAGCAGCCTTAGAGAGCTTAGGACACACTGACTCGATCCTTCATGTGGCCTGTGACGTGTCCGACCCTAGTCAGTGCCAGGCAGCCGTTGACAAAGCTTTGGATGCTTTTGGACGCTTGGATGTCCTCGTCAATGTTGCAGGCATCACGGGAGAGCGTGGAGACTTCTTAGACTATGATTTATCGCTGATCAATCAAATTATTCAAATTAATTTGATGGGAACCATTAGTTTCTGCCAGGCAGCCGGTCAGAAGATGAAGGAAGCGGGCCAGGGTTGCATCATTAATGTAGGGTCGATCTGTTCTTTCCTTGCTAACGGTGAAAATATCGGTTACCACGCCAGTAAGGGTGGGGTGAAGATGGCCACTCAAGCCATTGCGAGAGAACTAGGGCCCCATGGCGTCCGCGTTCTTATGGTTTCCCCAGGCTGGGTGAATACCTCCATGATGAGGGGCGACCTTAAAGACTTTGGCGATAGCTTGCACATGAAAGAGCGGGTCATCGAGCCTGAAGAAGTTGCTAATGCTATCTACCTCCTCACCCTGCCAGAAGCCAGCGCGATCAATGGCACGAATGTGATGGTCGAAGATGGCTATACATCTTTTAAAGGGATTTTTTAA
- a CDS encoding DUF6287 domain-containing protein produces the protein MKKFSQWALVLSTGLVLAACQNTTKQSTNNQSSSEPASEKVSSTASSSNSQEASTASSSQQTSSKSEAPAVKPEVDNMIAYGLTLQELAQAEENRPDYFVFYDIDGNGVDELLTATDYDGKLQYSDLYYLKGGQEPTLLARNYAASAGGLRQASDIFQDGTVLDSYHYSAHGEGEAQILRINPETLTEEVVEEGTYSVGDISTLDDFAGGRTPIDYDQLDWQRIDQVVLAESADQADAASSFDMSAILEGDYSSLVGTWQDGNGTTFEFTPEDIVYGDLTIYNSEAMSDGTVRLGIGPKSESIAAGALLIVIPAGHTPNGQSKIPDTYDGSDMSQDRLWAGQSLDFRDPNAFFYKVD, from the coding sequence ATGAAAAAATTTAGTCAATGGGCACTTGTCCTATCAACTGGCTTGGTGCTTGCCGCCTGCCAGAACACAACCAAGCAATCAACAAACAATCAATCCTCCTCTGAGCCAGCTTCTGAGAAGGTCTCTTCGACTGCATCAAGCTCAAACAGTCAAGAAGCGTCTACAGCGTCTTCCAGTCAACAGACCTCCTCTAAGTCAGAAGCACCAGCTGTTAAGCCAGAGGTCGACAATATGATAGCTTACGGTCTGACCCTCCAGGAACTGGCCCAGGCTGAAGAGAACCGCCCAGATTACTTCGTCTTCTATGATATTGACGGCAATGGGGTGGATGAATTGCTGACGGCCACCGACTACGATGGCAAGCTCCAGTATAGCGACCTCTACTATCTAAAGGGTGGGCAAGAACCGACCCTACTGGCAAGAAATTACGCGGCTAGTGCAGGTGGCCTCCGTCAAGCCAGCGATATTTTTCAAGATGGGACGGTCTTGGATTCCTACCACTACTCTGCCCATGGAGAGGGTGAAGCTCAAATTCTCCGCATCAACCCTGAGACGCTGACAGAAGAGGTAGTCGAAGAGGGGACCTACTCGGTAGGGGATATCAGCACCCTAGATGACTTTGCCGGAGGTCGGACTCCCATCGATTATGACCAATTAGACTGGCAGCGGATTGACCAGGTCGTGCTGGCCGAATCAGCTGACCAAGCTGACGCAGCAAGTAGTTTTGACATGTCCGCTATTCTGGAAGGGGACTACTCGAGTCTGGTCGGAACTTGGCAGGATGGAAATGGCACAACTTTTGAATTTACTCCGGAAGATATTGTCTACGGTGACTTGACTATTTATAATAGCGAGGCTATGTCCGATGGCACGGTGAGACTAGGAATTGGTCCTAAGAGTGAATCCATAGCTGCAGGCGCCCTGCTTATCGTCATCCCCGCTGGACACACCCCTAATGGCCAGTCCAAGATTCCTGATACTTATGACGGATCTGACATGAGTCAGGACCGCTTATGGGCGGGACAGAGCCTAGACTTTAGGGATCCCAATGCCTTCTTTTATAAGGTGGATTGA
- a CDS encoding type II toxin-antitoxin system PemK/MazF family toxin — MVMRQGDIFYVNFNPSIGHEQRSSRPAIVLSHDLIFKTSRMAIVAPISTTKRNYPAYYELQETEHIKGKVLLDQSKALDLYHRQVSQADFIERAKPNEFKGIIHRYKLLFDLVDDYQ; from the coding sequence ATGGTGATGCGGCAGGGAGATATTTTTTATGTTAATTTTAATCCAAGTATCGGACACGAGCAGAGAAGTAGTCGCCCAGCTATTGTATTGAGTCATGATCTTATCTTCAAGACGAGTCGCATGGCAATCGTTGCGCCTATCTCAACAACTAAACGAAATTATCCAGCCTATTATGAGCTTCAAGAAACTGAACATATCAAGGGTAAAGTTCTTTTAGATCAATCAAAGGCTCTTGATCTTTATCACCGTCAAGTCAGTCAAGCAGATTTCATTGAACGAGCTAAGCCAAATGAATTTAAAGGTATTATTCATCGCTATAAATTGTTATTTGATCTGGTAGATGACTATCAATAG
- a CDS encoding 5-methyltetrahydropteroyltriglutamate--homocysteine methyltransferase — protein sequence MTQSSKHFLLVGSLLRDPELLKYRQEIETRDDITYPFYEDFEGYKEVEDKAVAKAVQAQIDHGLTEVSDGEQGRSLWHLDFAWGLSGVQRYINEVGYFFHEEGEKGQAKSFETRKDVGLAVNGPLSGKNHPFIAQYQRLQAIVKASGAHVKIKFTIPAPAQIYCEFLSNDVVGEGKYYHDDASFRADLVRAYQEFVKEFAANGAEILQMDDAIWSVFAGDGSENANLSALDLSGENRQALAQAVVDMNNAVTDYAHELGLKVYTHNCRGNYASRSNGEGTYEEVADYFLSQQHYDRYFLEWDDDRAGSLAALKVFDGKEGVEVVLGALSSKTSSLDDEERCLKLLEEASQYIPKDKLYLSHQCGFASCDVGNELNEDQQWAKIDQGQEIAKKFFGA from the coding sequence ATGACGCAAAGTTCAAAACACTTCTTATTGGTCGGTTCCTTATTAAGGGATCCCGAATTATTAAAGTATCGCCAAGAAATTGAAACACGTGATGATATCACCTATCCATTCTATGAAGACTTCGAGGGTTATAAAGAAGTTGAAGACAAGGCAGTAGCCAAGGCTGTTCAAGCTCAAATTGACCACGGCCTGACTGAGGTTTCTGATGGGGAACAAGGGCGGTCGCTCTGGCATTTGGATTTTGCCTGGGGGCTGTCCGGTGTTCAGCGCTACATCAATGAAGTGGGCTATTTCTTCCACGAAGAAGGGGAAAAGGGACAAGCCAAATCCTTTGAGACCCGTAAGGACGTTGGTTTGGCTGTTAACGGTCCATTATCTGGAAAGAACCACCCTTTTATTGCCCAATACCAACGCCTCCAAGCCATTGTTAAAGCAAGCGGAGCTCATGTGAAGATTAAATTCACTATTCCAGCCCCTGCACAGATTTATTGTGAATTCTTATCTAACGATGTGGTGGGTGAAGGCAAGTACTATCATGATGATGCTAGCTTCAGAGCTGATTTAGTCCGCGCCTACCAAGAATTTGTCAAAGAATTCGCGGCAAACGGAGCAGAAATTTTACAGATGGATGATGCCATTTGGTCGGTCTTCGCCGGTGATGGGTCGGAAAATGCTAACCTATCCGCTTTAGATTTGTCAGGTGAAAATCGCCAGGCTCTCGCCCAAGCCGTAGTGGATATGAATAATGCAGTCACAGATTATGCCCATGAACTGGGGCTAAAAGTTTACACCCACAATTGCCGCGGCAACTATGCCTCACGCTCCAATGGTGAGGGGACTTATGAAGAAGTCGCCGATTATTTCTTGAGTCAACAACACTATGACCGTTACTTCTTAGAGTGGGATGACGACCGGGCAGGTTCCTTAGCCGCGCTAAAGGTTTTCGATGGAAAAGAAGGCGTGGAAGTGGTGCTCGGTGCCCTCTCTTCCAAGACTTCATCTTTAGATGATGAGGAACGTTGCTTAAAGCTATTAGAAGAAGCTAGCCAATACATCCCTAAAGACAAGCTCTACCTCTCCCACCAATGCGGATTTGCTTCCTGTGATGTCGGCAATGAACTGAACGAAGACCAACAATGGGCTAAGATCGACCAAGGCCAAGAGATTGCCAAAAAATTCTTTGGCGCATAA
- a CDS encoding glycosyltransferase, translating to MPKDSGKVRRVLHLMSGYGGGISSFIKNKAEEMPRYGIAFDVTTYDECPADFQAAIEATGGKLYPLRNPKKEGFKAFEESLNQALDHNDYDAFYCHINGYRALPYYYLCRRRSQAPFYIHAHNSLDNQVPSLKNRAQQSLSQGLNRRLSACPLGCGKRAIWGIFGPAIDLDEMMIIPNSIHTDRYLRSNAWIDQQKAQLRKEYAYPADTLLIGHIGRLTAVKNHEKSLAIAQAIKDQGCNAKLLIIGAGERDQELKEAVRKQGLEEVVDFTGRINPISEFYPLLDAVLLPSYSEGLPTVVVEAQALGIPVLMSDRVTDEVDLGLDLVSALPLSAGAEDWLGEICQLAAQDRPNLCEREQAVEAKAFSNEASAQLFVDFLAGRRQHFNFEGGQSSGHL from the coding sequence ATGCCAAAAGACTCAGGCAAAGTCCGTCGCGTTCTCCACTTGATGAGTGGCTATGGCGGTGGCATTTCATCATTTATAAAGAATAAGGCGGAGGAAATGCCCCGCTATGGGATTGCCTTTGATGTGACGACCTATGACGAGTGTCCGGCAGACTTCCAAGCAGCCATTGAGGCGACTGGGGGCAAGCTTTATCCGCTCAGAAATCCGAAGAAAGAAGGTTTCAAGGCTTTTGAAGAGAGCTTAAACCAGGCCCTCGACCATAACGACTATGATGCCTTCTATTGCCATATCAATGGTTACCGGGCCCTTCCTTATTACTATCTCTGCCGGCGCCGGAGTCAGGCGCCTTTCTATATCCATGCCCATAATTCGCTCGATAACCAGGTCCCTAGCTTGAAAAACCGGGCCCAACAGTCCCTGTCCCAGGGCTTGAACCGCCGCCTGTCGGCTTGTCCGCTCGGCTGCGGTAAACGCGCTATCTGGGGCATCTTCGGCCCTGCCATTGATCTGGATGAGATGATGATCATCCCTAACAGTATTCATACGGACCGCTACCTGCGTTCCAATGCTTGGATTGACCAACAGAAGGCGCAGCTCAGGAAGGAGTATGCTTACCCAGCGGATACTCTTTTGATCGGACACATCGGCCGTTTAACAGCGGTTAAGAACCATGAGAAGAGCTTAGCCATTGCTCAGGCCATTAAGGACCAAGGCTGCAATGCCAAGCTCCTCATCATTGGGGCCGGTGAGCGGGACCAAGAGCTTAAGGAAGCTGTGCGCAAGCAGGGTCTGGAAGAGGTGGTAGATTTCACGGGCCGGATTAATCCGATTTCGGAATTTTATCCGCTTTTGGATGCTGTCCTCCTGCCTTCCTATTCCGAGGGCCTGCCGACAGTGGTGGTTGAGGCTCAAGCGCTGGGCATTCCTGTCTTAATGTCTGACCGGGTCACGGATGAAGTGGACCTCGGCTTGGACTTGGTATCTGCCTTGCCCCTTAGCGCTGGAGCTGAGGATTGGCTTGGTGAGATCTGCCAGCTGGCTGCTCAGGACCGGCCTAACCTGTGTGAGCGTGAGCAGGCGGTTGAAGCCAAGGCCTTCAGTAATGAAGCCTCGGCCCAGCTCTTTGTCGACTTTTTAGCGGGCAGGCGCCAGCATTTTAACTTTGAAGGGGGGCAATCTAGTGGCCATCTATAG
- a CDS encoding nucleotide sugar dehydrogenase yields MKITVVGVGYVGLANAILLAQNHQVTALDINENVVNIINSGKPHIKDPEMEAYMAHKDLDLTATTDSDQAYAGPELIIIAAPTNYDEVTNSFDTSAVEAVLDDILAHDTDCPIVIKSTIPVGYTEQIREEKACDRIIFSPEFLREGKALYDNLYPSRIIVGDEGEAGQLFAKLLIEGAEKEDIPVRFMAPTEAEAVKLFANTYLALRVSFFNELDTYAEVRGLDSKSIIEGIGLDPRIGLHYNNPSFGYGGYCLPKDTKQMLANFEDIPNNIIRAIVDANDTRKQFIADSVLRRQPETVGVYRLTMKQDSDNFRQSAIQDVMKKLRGEGVEVIVYEPSLAGDDFQGYRLENDLQTFKDKSDLIISNRLAKDLEDVTDKVYTRDIYNEN; encoded by the coding sequence ATGAAAATAACAGTTGTCGGTGTCGGCTATGTGGGGTTAGCGAATGCGATCTTGCTTGCACAGAACCACCAAGTGACGGCACTGGATATCAATGAAAATGTGGTCAATATTATTAATTCGGGTAAGCCTCATATCAAAGATCCCGAAATGGAAGCCTATATGGCCCATAAAGACTTGGATCTGACCGCAACGACAGATTCTGACCAGGCCTATGCAGGGCCAGAACTCATTATTATTGCGGCACCAACCAATTATGATGAGGTGACCAATTCCTTTGATACCTCAGCTGTTGAAGCCGTTCTCGATGATATCTTAGCCCATGATACGGACTGCCCAATCGTGATTAAATCAACCATTCCGGTCGGTTATACCGAGCAGATCCGCGAAGAAAAGGCTTGCGATCGTATTATCTTCTCACCAGAATTCCTGCGTGAAGGTAAGGCCTTATACGATAACCTCTATCCATCACGAATTATCGTGGGCGATGAGGGTGAAGCGGGCCAACTCTTTGCCAAGCTCTTGATTGAAGGAGCAGAGAAGGAAGATATTCCGGTTCGCTTCATGGCGCCAACTGAGGCCGAAGCGGTTAAGCTCTTTGCTAACACTTACCTGGCCCTGCGTGTTTCCTTCTTTAACGAATTGGATACCTATGCGGAAGTGCGAGGCTTAGATTCCAAGTCTATTATTGAGGGGATTGGCTTAGATCCACGGATTGGTCTTCACTATAACAATCCTTCCTTTGGGTATGGGGGCTACTGCCTGCCTAAGGATACCAAGCAGATGTTGGCTAACTTTGAAGACATTCCCAATAACATTATCCGGGCCATTGTGGACGCCAACGATACCCGCAAGCAATTTATTGCGGATTCGGTGCTGCGCCGTCAGCCTGAAACGGTTGGGGTTTACCGCTTAACCATGAAGCAAGACTCTGATAATTTCCGCCAATCGGCTATCCAAGATGTCATGAAGAAATTACGCGGTGAAGGGGTCGAAGTGATCGTCTACGAACCTAGCCTGGCTGGAGACGATTTCCAAGGTTACCGCTTAGAAAATGACCTCCAAACTTTTAAAGATAAGTCCGACTTGATCATCTCCAACCGTCTTGCCAAAGACTTAGAAGATGTGACGGATAAGGTCTACACCCGCGATATCTATAACGAAAATTAA